The window CGAAGGCCGAACCAGGCCACGAGCGCGGCCGCCGACAGGGGCAGCACGAAGTACATGAACGGCGGCCCGTAGTTGAGGCTGAAGAGACCATGCGGGTTCATGGCGTACGTTACCCTCAGCACTTCTCCAATCAGACCGTACTCGCGGCCGTCACGGAATGCGCCGCTGGTGAACAACCCATGCACGATGAGCTTGGGAATCCGGTCCGCTACCAGACCGAGAATCGCGGCCCAGATGAAGAACTTGCGGCTCATCACCAAAGCCTATCTCTGCCTGAGCGGAGAGTCAAGGAACGGGCCCCAAACACGAAACTCGAAGTCCGAATGACGATTGAATGACGAAACCCGAAGCCCGAATTCGAGCTTCAGGTCATTCGAGTTTCACTCGTCATTCGAGTTTCGTTATTCGGACTTTCCACTCGGTTGACACCCTCCAGCACGGTTCTATAATCACTCACCGTCATGCAGCACCTAGTCACCGCGGCCCAGATGCAGGAACTGGACCGCCGCACCATTGCTGAGTACGGAATCCCGGGCCTGACTCTGATGGAGAACGCCGGCCGGGGCGTTGTTGAGTCCATGGAGAAACATCTTGGCACCATTGCCGGAACCCGGCCGCTGGTTGTCTGCGGCAAAGGCAACAACGGCGGCGATGGATTTGTGGTCGCCCGGCTGCTGCTGGCAAAGAACGCGAAGCCGGACTGCGTCCTGCTCGGACGGGCCGCCGACATCACCGGCGACGCACTCTTCAACTACAGACTGCTCGCCGAATCGGGCCTCAACGTTCACGAAGCATCGTCTGGCGCCGACATCGAGCCACTGTTCCAGAACCGGAAGCTCATTGTCGATGCGGTATTCGGCACCGGGCTGACCCGCGCTCCGTCTGGGCTTGCCGCCGACGCAATCCCGCTCATCAACAACTCCCGCGCATACGTCGTCGCCGTCGACCTCCCCTCCGGACTCCGGTCCGATACCGGCGTGCCGTACGACCCGTGCGTTCGAGCCGACCTGACCGTCACCATGGCGTGGCCCAAGCTTGGGCTCTGGCTGTACCCGGGGCGGACGCTGGCTGGAAAGGTCGAAGTCGTGGACATCGGAATGCCGGGGACGAAGAACCAGGGACCGGTGCCCAAGGACGAAGCACCGGCCTTCCTGCTCGATGCCGATCATGTCCGCTCGATTCTGCCCCGCCGCAGGCCGGACGGCAACAAGGGAACATTCGGTCGGGCGCTCTTGATCGTCGGTTCGCGAAGCTACTCCGGCGCTGCCATCCTTGCCGGAAGAACCGCGGTTAGATCCGGGTGCGGAATCGTCCAACTGGCCGTACCGGAGGGAATCATCGACGTTGTGGCCTCCAGTGTGGTCGAGGCGGTCAAGTCTTCGCAACCTCAGACCGCAGACGCCACGCTATCTCCGGCCGCGCTTGAATCACTACTGGACATGAGCACCGAAGCACAGGCAATCGCCATCGGTCCCGGCATCGGAACTGACCGGCGTACCCAGAAGCTGGAACTCGACTTCCTGGCCGAGGTCGAGAAGCCGACGGTAGTTGACGCCGACGGTCTCAACAACCTCGTGGGTCGCCTGGACCTGCTGCCACGTATCAAGCCGCCAATGGTCCTTACCCCTCACCCCGGTGAGTTCGCGCGCCTGACCGGGATCAAGCCCGCGGACGCCAACGCCGACCGCGTCGGCCTGTCCCGCAAGTTCGCAGTCGAGCACAAAGTCGTGCTCGTGCTCAAAGGCGCCTCGACCGTGGTCGCGGCTCCGGACGGGCGGGTCTTCGTCAACCCGACCGGCAACTCCGGCCTGGCCACAGGAGGCACGGGTGACGTCCTGACCGGTCTCATTGTCGGCCTTATGGCACAGGGCATGTCCCCGCTCGAAGCGTCCTGCGCCGGCGTCTTTCTCCACGGTCTTGCCGCTGATATCGCTGCGCAATCACTCACCGAGTACTGCCTCACGGCCGGCGACCTGCCCGACTTTCTGCCGAAGGCGTATGCAGCCGTACTGAGAGATGGATCCGAGGGCTCAAGGGCTGGACTCAACGGCCCCTGTCTGACAGAGCAGGAGTTCCGGTCTATACCGCACCCAGGGACCCCAGGACCTCTGTACCCGTAGTCCTCTATGCTGCCCCTACTTCTCTTCTCCCTCCTCTCTATGTACCGTTCGGAGAACTGGCAGGTCTTTCCATCAATGGACGAAATCCGCTGCATCTCGAGCACCGGATCGGAAGTATACGTGGCGGTACCGGCCGGCGTCTGCGTCCTCGGCCGCCCCCGCTACGGCCTTGTTCGAACCCTGAACTCGGCTGATGGCATAGCGGGCGAAGTCCAGCTCTGCGCCCACAACCCTTCGCGCGGCGACGTCTTCATCACTACCGATGAGCACATCTATCGCTTCATCCCATCCACGGCCAGGGTCGAAGAACTCGCCGCGCCTTTCAAGACAGTTTCGTCCATCGGCATCGCCGACAGCGGTGCCTTCTTCGAAACCGATGCCGGGCTCTTCTTCCGTGCCCGCAGCGCCGTCGAATTCGCGGCCACGGCCGAGTTGCCACCCGACTTGCTCTGGTATGGCGGAAGAGACACAATCGAGCCGCGTGACTTCCCGTTCCTCTCCCCCTACTTCGTCATGGACGAACAACTCCTCAACCATCCGGTTACCCTCGTACGACCAGACAAAGGCAACAAGCGCCTTTTTGCCGCGGCTCAGGGTTACGGTATTCTCGTCTACAACCTCCGCACCGGATTCAGCGAGTCGCACATCCGCTTCGGCCCGTCCCGGACCGCGGTCCGGCGCATCGCCCGGCTCGACAACCGGCTCTGGCTGGTCGGCGGCGAGACCGCGGTCGCGCTTGACTCAGCCGGCAACTGGAACTACTTCCTGACTCGGCCCGGCGACCTCTCGACCGGTGGGTTCCGGCTCCTGTTCGGCAACGTCACCAACCTCGATCGGAGCGAAGGCCTGAGTGCCTTGCTCGCCGACTCGGCCGGCCTGCTGCTCGGCACCAACTACGGCATCTACTCCCTCGGCTCGGACAACAAGCTGGCACAACTGCTCAGCCTTCCCCGGCGGGTCAGCGGCCTGCTGAGGATAGGCGACTCCCTCCTGTTTGGCACCGAGCAGGGCCTGTTCCTTGCGACCGGGGACAGCGTCGTCGGATACGGCGACCCGTACGGTGAGACCGACTGGGGCGTCTTCGACATCACGCGGGCGGCCAATGGCACCGCCTATTTCGGCACGCTCGGCGGCGTCGTCTCGCGCACCGCTGACGGCCGCTGGTTCCGCTACGTCCCGCCCGGCTTCGACCTGAAGCAGCCGGTGTCCGCACTCGCCGCTGCCGGCACCCGCGTCTTCATGGCCACCCCGTCACTCCCCAACCCCTCGCCCTTCGCCACTCGCCCCTCCTCCGCAATCACCGTCCTCGACACGAAGGACAACTCCTGGACCACGATTGACGCAACCCGTGGCCTTCCCGTCTCGGAAATCAACTCCCTCTACGCCGACGACCGCTACCTGTGGATTGCCTCGCCCCGCGTGGTCGTCCGGTTGGACTACACCCGGGAACTACGCTAGCCGGCCCGCACCGACCGCTGCCTGCGGCCTTCTCCTCTACCTCGCAGCAATGACCCCGGTGACGCTTGCTTCATCCCTCATCACGCTCGGCGCCCCTTGCGCGAAGTACTCGTCGGGCGCCAGCGTCCACGCGTCATTCGCGCCTGACTGCAGGTCCATCGCCTTCCGCCCACTGATGTCAATCAGGGCGCTTGTGCTTGGGCTTGCGCTTCCCGGCAGGAATAGCACGCCGCGGCCGACGGAACACCGAAAGCCGTTGCTCTACCTTGTCTTCACCGTCCGCTGCGACTCTCCGCTAGCGTCGTGCCTGATGAAGTACACTCCCGGTGCCAGCCCGACTCCCACCCGTTTGCCGCAGCAGGTTTCGACCAGGTTCCCGGCCGCGTCGAACAGGCCGAACTTCTCCGACTCCATCCCGACAACTCGAGCGGAATAGGCAAACGGAGAGGGCACGACCTGCAGGTTGTTCTCGTGCGCCCGGGGTGCCACGGGAGGGGCATCCACGGCCAGGCTGCCATTGGCGTCGGTCTTGATCATGTACAGGTCGTAGCCGCCCGCACCGTAGGAATTGGTGAACCCCATGACCGCGAAGCCGAGGTCGGGCGTCTCAATCACGACGGCTCCCAGGTCGGAACCCGCCCCCCCGAATGTCCTGGTCCAGAGGGTGTCACCGGACGAGTTGGTCCGCAGCAGCCAGACATCCTCGCCGCCGGCGCCGAAAGATCGGGTCTGACCGGTGAAAATGAAACCGCCGTCCGCGGTCGTATCAACGCCGTAGACCTCGTCATAGTCGGCGCCGCCATAGGTTCGGGTCCAGAGCGTGTCGCCGTTCGAGTCCAGCCGCAGCAGCCAGGCGTCGGATTGGCCGGCGCCGCGGCTCTGCGTGGACGCCGCCATGATGTACCCGCCGTCCGAGGTCAGGATGACCTGTGCTCCATCATCCCGGTTCGCCCCTCCGTAGGTCTTGGTCCAGATCGGATTGCCCAGGGAATCTGCCTTCACGGCGTATATGTCTGAGCCTCCCGACCCGAAAGTCGAGGTGGAACCGCCGATGGCGAAGCCCTGGTCCGGAGTTGGCAGAGCGTACCCGAGTTCCAGGTCGGACCCGCCATAGGTCCGCGTCCACTGCGTGTCGCCCGAAACGTCGGTCTTGATCAGGTAGATGTCCCCGGAGCCGGCGCCGAAGGCCGCGGTCATGCCGCTGACAATGTAGCCGCCGTCCGCGGTCTGCACCGCCACGTACCCCCGCGAATCGTTCGCGCCCGGGTACTTCCGGGTCCACTGCGTGTCCCCGGCCGCATTTGTCTTGATAAGCCAGATGTCGCCGCTGGTGGTGACGAGCGCGGCCCCGCAGATGATGTAGCCGCCGTCGGACGTCGACTCAACGACCTCGCCACGTTCGTCAAGCCCGGTGCCGTAGGTGCGGGTCCAGAGCGTGTCGCCGCCGGAGTTCAGCCGCAGCAGCCAGTAGTCGTAGTCGCCCGCCCCGAAAGACCGCGTCCTCGCCGCCACCACGTAGCCGCTGTCCGCGGTCTGCAACAAGTATCCCCCGTACTCGTCGGCGCCTCCCCCGTAGGTCTTCGTCCAACGTTCCACGGCGGTCGCGCCGGCCGCCAGCAGCAACACGGCCATTAACACACGAACGTATCTCATCCGCAATCCTCCCTTTCATTCCGGGCCTCTGGGCAGTTCTCCTCCCCGTCCTCCGCCACGCCCTGTTGGCGTCAATACTCCGGTAAATCGGGTCTCGTGTCAATTCCGCCCCGGCCGCTGGCGGGGGACGCGCCCTTTGCCACAAGCCGATCCCTCTCGATCGGTTGGTTGAGGGCTCTCTCAGAATATAAGGAACTGCCCGCGTTTCCGCGGGCAGCCTCCTGTCGACGGGTACGGAGCAGGCCTATTCGGTCAGGACGACCTTGGTGACGCCTGACGCGCGATTGGCGACGCCCGTTTCCGGACGCAGGAAGTACACTCCCGGCTTCGGGTTCGCCACCCTCCGCCCCATGGCGTCGAAGAGGACCTTGGACGATAGACTCTGGGCTCTCGACGCCGACATGATTGACGGCCCACGGTTCGGCGCTCGGACTTCGGCGTTCGGCGTTTCCGCGACCCCGCCGGAACTACTGTGGACCATGACCATGATGTCATCAGCCGCCGTGAAGTTCGCACTCGTGTCACCTTCCATGCTGTGCGTCATCGCGGCCATGCCCACATCCTTGGTCAACCAGTAGTACCGTCGTGTAACCGAGGTATCGACGCCGACCGGTACGCCACTAACGTAAGTTGTCGTGATCACGATTCCGACCCAGTTCTGCCGCAGGCAATCGTAGCTGCCGGCCGGGGTCACGACCGTGCCCCAGGCGTCTATCGTACAGCGCCGCGAGGTCGCGACAACGTGAATCGTGTCGGCCGCCGTATCGGTAGTGTTGAAATCGGTCTGCCACGAACTATTGTAGGTGGCGGGGAAATCAACGTTGATCGCCGGCGGAACGTTCACCCGCACCATCGAACCGCCGCCGAAATCGGCGGCGAATCCGCACTCCAGCAGGCTTCCCGTGTCGAGCTTGTTAAACACGTACAGCGTGTACGTCCCCCGCGGCTCCCGCGTGGCGATGTTCGCGTCCGGGAAGCGGGCGGCGAACGGCGTGCTCTCCTTGCTCACGTAAGTCATGGTAAGCACGTACCCGACGTAGGATGAGGTGTCGAACGTCCAGGTGTGCGGGCCGCCCGGCGAGCCGTTGTCCACGGTATCGTCGTGCGCCAGGTACTTGTACTTGCTGGAATCGCCGATGGTCTGGGGAACGTCACCGGCTGTGATCGTTATCTGGGCGCTGGCCACTCCCGCGAGCAGGCAGCACCCGACGGCAAGAACCAAACGTACTGCTGACATCGGACCTCCTTTGGCTGGATTTTCTTCATACGGCTCTACGTGTCAAGCGTGGCGCGTCCGGCGGTCAAAAGGGCCCGCGGCGGATGGGTGCCGCCCCGGTCTGATTTCGCTCAAGTCCTGCTGCGTGTTCTCTGCTGCCGCTCCCCTCTTGCCCTAGTTTGTCACTATGACCTTGGTCGGACGCGGTGAGCTTGACGCACTGCGGTTCACGCCGGACTTCACTCGCACAAAGTAGACACCGGGCTTGGGGTTCGTTGCCCTGCGCCCCACGGCATCATAAAGGACGCTCGACGCAAGAAGCCTGAGGCTGGACGTACCGGACAGAACCGTCGGGCCAGCATTCGGCGTTCGGAGTTCGGCGTTCGGCGTTTCCTCGACTCCCAGTCCGGTCGTGTACCAGATGTCGTTGTGGTTCGTGCCGTCGTACCCGCCGCAGAGCCACAGTTTCCCGTCATAGTCCGTCAGCGGGAACCGGTAACGGGCGGACCAGGGCGCGGTCGCTGCCGCCTGGGTCCAGTTGACGCCGTCGGTTGAGTACCACGCATCGTTCAACATGGTGTTGAAGTTGTACCCGCCGATGAGCCAGAGCTTGCCGTCGAAGGCCACGGTTGCATGGGCGTTGCGACCCAGCCAGGGCGCGGACGCGGTTGCCTGAGTCCAGTTCGTGCCGTCGGCCGTGTACCAGACATCGGTCAGATACTCGCCGCCGCTGATGACCCAGAGTTTGTTGTCGAAGACAACCGGTGCCGGATACCGGCGAGCCGACCACGGCGCTGCCGCAGTCACCTGGCCCCACGTCGTACCGTCGGTCGATGACCAGATGTCATTCAGGTCGGTAGGCCCCGTGGTCTGGCCACCCATGACCCACAGCTTGTTGTCGAACGCCGCTCTGCCGTACCAGCGCCTCCAGGTCCACGGTGTGGAGTCGGCGGCCTTTGTCCAGGTCGTGCCGTCGGACGAGTACCAGACGTCGGTCAACTCGCTGCCGGCATTGGTGCCGCCGATGACCCAGAGCTTGCCGTTCAGCACCAGCACCTTGTGTGGCGCGCGACCCGGAAACGCCGAGTCGGCAGCGCACGTCCACGCCGCCCCGTCGGTCGAATACCATACGTCAGGGTCACCCAGGTGCCCATGCTGCATGTCCTGCCCGCCGATAACCCAGAGCTTGCCGCCAAAGGCGGCTGCCCCGAGGTCGCCCCGCGGTGACCAGCCGGCGGAATCGGTCGCCTCGGTCCACGTCATCTGGGCAATCGCCGTGCTCAACAGCACGGCCAGTGTCACAAACACGGTTCTTTTCATCCTGCCTCCTGATTCTGTTGCAGCCACCTCTACGTTCGCCGTGCGCCACTCGATTCCGCCCCGTGCGCTGAGGAGTCTGTCAGACGACAGCAGCACACGCCCGGGCGCAGGTCAGTCACCCGCATCCGGACGAGATCCCTACTTGGATTGTCTGCTGGCAAACGGAACAATCAGGCCGCTTTTCACCCGCCCGCGGTTTCGGCGGCGCCCGGCGGGAGGTCTTTCCGACCGCGGGTCTCCGGCGCGCACACGGCCCTTTTGTGCGGATGCCCATTGCGGGCACCCTGTGATTCAAGACTCCTCCTTACTGCGACCACATCCGGTTCTCCACCAAAGCGAACCGGGCAGGCGGAACTGCGGAAGGCACTCCTTCCGACCCCCTATTCGGCGTTATGTTAGCGCTGTAGAGACATCGCTGTCAAGTTATGCCGGGGCCATCCCTGCCGCGCCGGGCCGGCGCAGACTGCTGGCTACCGACTATCGCGTTACTACGATCTTGTAACAGCTTGCGGCTGACAGCTCACGGCTTTCGGCCCGGACGAAGTAGACACCGGGTACAATCGCCCGCACGTCATTCGCGCCGGGCTTCAGGTCCAGCACCTTCCGGCCGGTCGCGTCCATCAAGCTTGTGGCTTGAGGCTTGTGGCTGGCAGCTCCCGGCAGGAACAGCACCCCGCGGATGACTGTCGGTGCCGCGTTCATCGTTCCACGCTCATCGTCCATCGTTTCCTCAATCCCGCCGCCCGAATCGCGCAGGACTGAGATCGTGGAATTCCCCTCATTGGAGACATAGACCCGGTTCTGCACCGGGTTGTAGCAGACGTCCCAGGGCCCGTCGTTGTCGGGGATGTAGCGCAACAGCGAATCGCCTGCCGCGTCGATGACGGCCACATCGTAGGCGTTGCTCGCGCAGTACACCTTGTCGTTCAACGAATCGTAGCAGAGACGGCGCGCGGTAAACCCCTCAATGCGCGCAACGACCTGGTTCGACCCGCCGTCTACGACGGTAACGCCGTTGTGGGCTGAGCCAACGTACACCTTGTTGCGCCTTGGGCTGTAGCAGAGTGACGCCGAGAACACCCCGGCACTATCGATGGCTATGACATCGTCGGTTGTACCGTCGATGACCATCACGTTGCAGCCATAGTAATCTCCGCAGTACACCTTGTTCGCCTGAGGGTTGTAGCAGATGGCTCCGGCATTGGGTGTGAGCAGGTGTTTGAGGTCCCGTCCGGTCGCGCCGTCCAGCACAAAGGTGCGGCTGCCGTATTCGCCGCCAAGCCAGTAGACCTTGTTGACTTGCGGGGCGTAGCACGCGGGGTAGTCCCTTAGACTCCGGGTAGGAGTACGTGCTATCAACCGGTCTGAAAAGCCGTCCACGATCGCGACGCCGCTATCGCAGCCGATGAAGAGGAAGTTGTTGCCCGTATTGTAGACCATGGTACCCGGTATCCCGAGTGCCGATAGCGAATCAGGCAGGACTATGGTCTTCTCGACCCACTGGCCGGGAGCAACCGAAACGATGCAGGCAATGAACAGAAGAACAGCAACCAGTTTCACGTCTCCCTCCTACCTTGTGATAACGATCTTGCGGACCGCTTGCGGCTTGGGGCTTGGAGCTTGCGGCTCCTCGCGAACAAAGTAGACTCCGGGAGCCAGCGCCCGCACGTCATTCGCGCCCGGATGAAGATCCAGCACCCTCCGGCCGGTCGCATCCATCAAGCTTGCGGCCTGAGGCTTGCGGCTTGAAGCTCCATCCAGGAACAGCACCCCACGAACAACGGTGGGCGTGGTTCGGATCTGCTGGAACGCCGACCCGCCGTCGATGCCGGCGAGCGAGGTGTCACGGACCACAAGGATCGCCTGCCCATTCTGATCGACCACGTACATCTTGCGGTATCGAGAAACCCACGTGATGTCTCCCGGCGACTGGCCAGCTTCAAGGAGGCCAAGGAACCGATTGGCGCGACCATCAACGAGCGATATACAACCGTACTCCGGGCTCGTCACCCACATGCGGTTCGCGACCGAGTCGAAAGACATGTCGTTCGGCCTGGCAGCAAGCCGAATCCTGGCATCGATGCTCATGTCCCGGCAGTCTATCACTGCGAGTTCGTCAGAGCCCGCCAGAAGGCAGTAGAGCTTATTGGCGGCGCGGTCCAGTCGAAACTGCGATACACCGCCCAATGGAATGGTCTGGACCAGTTGTCTTGCCTTGCCGTCGACCACGACAAGGTTCGCGCCCGGCGCCTCGCAGACGACGACGTCCCTAGACGGAACGTAGCACATATCCATCGGGCCGCCGTAATAGCCGGAGCCGATAGAGACGACTCCGATCACCGAATCAGTCGCGCAGTCGATCGCGCTGACGTACAACGAATCGGCGCGGAATTCCGACACACAATAGACTCGGTTCGAGTCCGGGTTACAGGCCAGGGCGCATGGGTCTTGCCTGACCCACACT of the candidate division WOR-3 bacterium genome contains:
- a CDS encoding NAD(P)H-hydrate dehydratase yields the protein MQHLVTAAQMQELDRRTIAEYGIPGLTLMENAGRGVVESMEKHLGTIAGTRPLVVCGKGNNGGDGFVVARLLLAKNAKPDCVLLGRAADITGDALFNYRLLAESGLNVHEASSGADIEPLFQNRKLIVDAVFGTGLTRAPSGLAADAIPLINNSRAYVVAVDLPSGLRSDTGVPYDPCVRADLTVTMAWPKLGLWLYPGRTLAGKVEVVDIGMPGTKNQGPVPKDEAPAFLLDADHVRSILPRRRPDGNKGTFGRALLIVGSRSYSGAAILAGRTAVRSGCGIVQLAVPEGIIDVVASSVVEAVKSSQPQTADATLSPAALESLLDMSTEAQAIAIGPGIGTDRRTQKLELDFLAEVEKPTVVDADGLNNLVGRLDLLPRIKPPMVLTPHPGEFARLTGIKPADANADRVGLSRKFAVEHKVVLVLKGASTVVAAPDGRVFVNPTGNSGLATGGTGDVLTGLIVGLMAQGMSPLEASCAGVFLHGLAADIAAQSLTEYCLTAGDLPDFLPKAYAAVLRDGSEGSRAGLNGPCLTEQEFRSIPHPGTPGPLYP
- a CDS encoding YncE family protein, producing the protein MKLVAVLLFIACIVSVAPGQWVEKTIVLPDSLSALGIPGTMVYNTGNNFLFIGCDSGVAIVDGFSDRLIARTPTRSLRDYPACYAPQVNKVYWLGGEYGSRTFVLDGATGRDLKHLLTPNAGAICYNPQANKVYCGDYYGCNVMVIDGTTDDVIAIDSAGVFSASLCYSPRRNKVYVGSAHNGVTVVDGGSNQVVARIEGFTARRLCYDSLNDKVYCASNAYDVAVIDAAGDSLLRYIPDNDGPWDVCYNPVQNRVYVSNEGNSTISVLRDSGGGIEETMDDERGTMNAAPTVIRGVLFLPGAASHKPQATSLMDATGRKVLDLKPGANDVRAIVPGVYFVRAESRELSAASCYKIVVTR